In Vicia villosa cultivar HV-30 ecotype Madison, WI linkage group LG7, Vvil1.0, whole genome shotgun sequence, the DNA window CTATAAGCTCTAAGATTGTCTCACTATAATAACATaagagatatatatttataatagccaAAATCCAACAAAGCCATAGCAAATCCTAAAACATATCtccttaattgttagaataaaatatattattataatcttataatatctcttagactattataaatatatatatatatatcttataatatattttagaatatcataaataaatatcttataatatcttttagaatattataaatatcttataatatttttttatattaatttatatgatctcCAAATTAATACAAAGtattctaacattaatgaatggATCAATGAATCGAACTGATCAAGTTCGATACCCATGAACCGCTAAGACCACATTATTTTTTACTTTCTGAATTCTGGaaatctcaaaatatattttctttctcttcatcaacaaaggttttaaggcataTTCCAACAATATACACCTTGGCTTTAAACCGTGTTAATACCAAtttaatcatcaacaacattGCTACTCTCTACCATGTTGAAACACTAATCAATAACcttgatcaaattcaaacaacCCTTGAATCTTGATCTTGCCACTTGCGTCCACTTTTTTCCAATTACCATTTTCTTCCTATGTAATTTAAAAAGCATACAAGTATGATTTTTCAACCACTCTTGACTCCACCTGTTTTCAAATGTCTTCTTGaaggtttttcttcttttattttgcagTCTTTCAGCCTcattaaaaacataatatccAAGGCTAGTCTAATTGTCCCTTTAAGATGCTACAATAACCCTCCTTACCTTATCACGAGTCAAATGATAATCAGAGATCTCTGTAGTTGTTTCTTCACTACAACTTGTATCCATAATAGAAAACTCCACCTCAAATTGAGTTTTCTCCGTTATAGTTTTTACCAGGTTTTTCCCTTGGTTTTCACTATTCTCCCTCTTAAAAATTTCTCTACCAACCAAGTAAGTTGTTTTAACCTCAGATTTTCCCCAAAAACTCAATAATAACTCGGCGGTTTTTATTCCTTGATTTCTGTAAAATTCATTATACTCCTCTGAAACTTTCTCAAGGCATTCATAACACCTTAAACTCAAATCTCATTGTTCTTCCTTGTCATGAAATCCTCCACTAGTTAACGATGAATTAATAACAACATttgaaccttctaaaatatatagacCACATATGTTAGACTCTTTGGCAATAATCAATTCATCATGCAAAATCTTCAACACTCCATGTTCAACTCTAGTGCAATAGCCTAGATCATCAAACATACTTATAGATACAAAATTTCTCTTGAATTCTGGAACGTACCTCATATTGTGAATAAGAAGTTCACgatcatcaaacattttaagtTTGACTGTACCAATACCATGAACCTTACAAGCCTTATTATCACCAAGGCGAACAACTCCACCTTGTACCATCTTCAAAGTTTCAAAGTATTATATACttggacacatgtgataagagcaacCTGAGTCAATGATCCAACTATATTCAGTTTCCAAACTCGATACTACTATTACATCGACATCCTCATAACTTTCCTCACTGAAGGCAACTGTAGCTTGAACAGAATCTCCATTGATCTTTCTCTTAGGACAATCTCTTTTAAAGTGATCGattttctgaaaattaaaatattttaccttTGACTTGTCATACCTATTTGATTTGGACATTCCTTTACGCTCACCTCCTCCTCTTGACACATTTAAGCCTTCACCACTATCTCCAAATCTTGCGACTTTGAAAATTAATTGGATTTCACCGCCTTCTGgacttcatccaaagtaataGTACCTTTCTTACCATAAAGAAGGGCATCCTTAAAGTGCTCAAAGGATCTGGGTAATGAACTCAACAGGAGCAAAGCCTTgtcctcatcatcaatcttcacttcaatattctcaagatcatcGATAATCTTGTGAAATTCTGTAAGTTGTTCCACTATGGATTTGTACTCCACCATTCAAAATGAATAGATTTATTGTTTCAGATACAACCTATGAGCCAAAGACTTagtcatatacaatgattcaaaTTTTTCCCACATAGAAACCGCAGTTTGCTCCCTGGAGACTTCTCTTAGAAATTTATCCCCGAGGCACAAGATAATGGCACTCCCGGCCTTATCCACCATCTCGGTCTTCTGTATCTGTGTAAGCCCTGCAGGCATCAATGCTTCATTCTTCAAAGCATCGATACATttctcttgaattaaaattgCTTGCATCTTAATTTTCCACAACCTGAAGTCGTTGTTACAAAAAATTTCTCGATCTCCCATCTAACCATGGTGCTTACTTCTAAACAATACCTCTTTGCTCCATGCTCACTGCACCACTTGTTGTGAATTACGACAAAATTCAATATTAATTTGTGAGGCAAAGAAATGTAGCTACCAAAATAAATGATCTACAACAATGATAATTCATACACAAataatataacagaataaggcGAGAAAAATACGAAGGTTTAtttacccagttcgatcaaaTGATTTACTTTGGGGGAGAGAAGAACTCTCTAATTCACTATACTTAGAAAGTTGTTACAtgagattacaaatgagttacaagaaaatagccttcgtagttcccaaagaacaaaccctactttctacccaagtgttttccaacctctccaactctcaatataagaatcactcaaacACAATGTGTTTACAAGTATTTCccaatccccttagataactTTAAAGATTTCCCAAAAAACTCTGTCTTTCTAAGTTTTTCCTTGGAATTCCCTAAACCCTTATACTCCCTTGTTTCTATAAGCTCTAAGATTGTCACACTATAATAAgagaagagatacatatttatagtaGCCAAAATCCAACAAACCCATAAAAAATTGCAAAACATATCTCCTTAattgttataataaaatatattattataatcttataatatctctcaaatattataaatatctaataatatctcttagactattataaatatatatatatatatatatatatatatatatatatatatatatatatatatatatatatatatatatatatatatatatatatatatatatatatatatatatatatatatatatatatatatatatatatcttgtagaatatcataaatatatatcttataatatatttttatattaatttatatgatctccaaattaatataaaatattctaacattaatgaatggatcaatgaaccgaaccgattgaGTTCGATACTCGTGAACCGCTCGGACCAGATTACATTTTACTTTTTGATTTCTAGTAATCTcgaaatatgttttctttctctacttcaacaaaggttttaaggcatattccaacatatttaaaaaaggtgcgtctaaatattgatatttttataGGGTTTCTAGATAAAAATACCTAGACATGCCCAATTTTACATTTAATGTGCTTTGGGGTGTTGTATTATGTGTGCGTTTGAATTTTATAATCCGGATGGTGCGAGATGAGTATTTTCATAAATTCATAAGGTGTGGGAGATAtactttaaaaaaaacaacacatgCCACAATTTAAATTATTCTTCCATGTTACTTTTCTCCCTAGCAATGATACTTCAAATCAAAGGCGTGTTTAATATCTTATATGTATCAGTGTCTGATATTCGCACAACACTAACACATGTGATcacattcaatttatttattttttcaaattattatcagtGTTCAACATTGTGTTCAGCATCCATGTAAGTGGATTTTGATCTTTCATAAAAATTGTTATATAAGAGCATTGTTGGAATAGGGATTTTTGTTTGCATTTACAAGTCGCATTCTGCCTAATTACAACAGTTCATATATGTTCTTAAGATTGTGCAACAAAAAAATCATTAAGATATTTTATATCTATGACTAAAAAAAGTTtcacaaaataacaaaaaaataaaatagaaaacaaaacaaaatacatAATTCTGAAACATCTACAAATCTTTGTCCTATAACTAAGATACCACTAAAAACTTACCTGTACATGTCCCTAATCTATAACTTCAAACTTTAAAGAGAAAAAATGTATATGCCAACTTACACAAATTGTCACAAAAAGTGGCACAAAACCAATTTTCCACTAAACATAAACCATGTTTGAAATTTCACCTAACAGTTAGGAAACACCTAAGTCAAAAGTATCTTTACTTCCAAAAGTATCTGTTCCATGTTTCCTCCTTGGTTCTTCATTATCATCATACCCTTGAAAAGAATCTccatattcatcatcttcaaaagAAGGCAAGACCTCTATTGTTCTTGCTTCTTGAACATGATCAACCTCACTTGCTTTAATCTCTTCTATTCTTCTAGTTGCTTCCATCATATCTAATCTCTTTTGAGGATTACTTTCGGTACACGCTGCACCAATGTAAACAAGTTGTTTTATATCGTCTAACGAATTTCTTTTACTCGCGATTTCAGGATCAAGTAGTTCAAACTCCCTTCCTTCGGAAACCGCTGATGCCACCCATTGTACTAGATCGGTTCCGCCTTTACCATTGCTAAGATATTGTGAAGGATATTTTCCAGTGATTATTTCGAGTATGACTACGCCGAGACAGTATACGTCACAACGAGGCGAAATTTGATTGTGTTGTGAGGCTTCTGGTGCTCTATAAGCAAATAATGTGTTTGCAAAATTTGAAGGGTTTACTAGATGGATGAAACCATAGTCCATAAGTAATGGTTCATAATCTGGTCCAAGTAGAACATTGCTTGATTTGAGATTTCCATGTGGTAGATCACAAGAAGAGAGTTTTGTATGAAGATATTGCATTCCTTTTGCAATTCCTTGTACAATTTTTAAACGTGTGTTCCAATCTAGTTCTGTATGAGATGGTCCTTTATCACCTGCAATTAGTACATATTACATAAGATTCTATAAAACGCGCTAATAGCAAAAGCGTTAATCATAGTCGTCTAAATTTTTTGGAGGTTCTGTATAGGTTATCCGAAGTTTAACCATAACAAAACAATTAGAGGTCATATTTAACAATGATTTAACTGTGACAATTTTTTATGAGACCCTATTTAACCACAGTTTTACTATTAAAAATTTTGAGCTTTATGCGGTATGTCGCCTAGCACGCTCTCAAAAACAGCACTGGCGTTTATCATATAACCTCATATTTATACGCTATAAACTATTTTCATAAGCTATTGTAGagatatgaaaataatttatagaCATGTCATAAATAATCTACTAAGCACATATAGATAGAAAGACACCAAATATGACATGTCGATGTTGATAGTATATTTAAAAGATGAATAATTTGAATGTAATCGCATGTGTTTATGTCATGTCTGTATCAGACACTGGCACGTGTTAGACACGAGACACACTTTTGTTCAGAGATGTCAATGCTACAAAGTAAATTGGCATGTGTCGAGTGATGTCAGTGTCATACATTGACATATACCAGACACTATATACACTTTTGTTTAGAGATGTCGGTGTTAAATAGTAAACAATTAAAGCTTATTATGAAAATCTTACCATGCAGCAAATAGAGTAGACTTCCTCTAGGAACATACTCAGAGATAACCAACTTCTCATCTTTTCTATAATGATAAGCCAAAGGTGTCAAAAGATTCCAATGGTGTAACCTTGATAGAATTTTCATCTCAGCTTCAAAACCATCTTTTCCCAAAGAATTCAACTCTCTAGTCCTTTTCACAACCACAGCAACACCATTAGACATAACAGCTTTATAAGAAGATCCAAACcctccatttccaagaacctcagCAGAAGCTTTCATCAAATCAGGCATACCAAACACACCCTTCTCCTCATTCATCATCACAAGCTCACCTATCCCTCTACTTCCATGTGATGAACTCCTTCTACTACTAGATGATGCTTTTTTCATCGAACCTGTATCTCTTTTCACATGACTATTACTAATATCATTACTACAAATACTATTACTACTCACTTGAACCTCAAAACTTCCACCACAATCATTCACACTTTCCTGTCCATTTTTCTCGCCGATTTCGCTCGATTTGtccttctctttcttttttcttgCTCTCACAATCAAAAATATAGCCAGTGCAATTAGTGCTGCACATGTCACAACAATACCAATAATCTGCAATGATCTATGCTTACTCTGATCTGGCACACTCACATAAACATGATTGCTATTAGTGTTGTTGAGTTGTGTAATATTATTAATATCTTGTGCATTAAcaggttttggttttggttttttcTGCATCGTTGTTTGTCCACATATTGTACCGAATTTCTCGCCGCATAAACCAGCATTACCTAAGAAAGAACTCTCATTGAATCTCAACAAACTTTCTGGAACTTCACCTTCCAAATTATTGTTTGAAGCATTAAATATCACCAATGCAGGATTATTCAAATTCGGAATGGTACCGCTAAACTGATTATTTTCAAGATGTAATTCGACGAGTGAAGGAACCTCGGCCAATGATAAAGGAACCTCACCTGTGAATTCATTATCAGATAAATAAACTTTCTTCAATGAATTCATTCTTAGAAAATATTCCTTAGGAATATGTCCTGAGAATTTGTTTCTCGACAAATATATCGCTTTTAGGTAACCGATTCGATTCAATTCTGGTATCGAACCTTCGAAAGAATTATCATTAAGACTAATAGTTCTTAGACCTCTGAGTTCAAGCAATGCATCAACATCAATTTTTCCGAATAGTCCCATTCCACCGAGGCGAAGACCGGTTACTAACCCGTTGTAACATATTACGCCTTCCCATTGTTCGTCTTCGGCGCAAGGCAAAGTGTTGGCAATCCAATTATTAAGAGCAACAGAATTGGTGAAAGAGTTTTTTAGACTCAATAATGCTTCTGCTTCTGTCATGGAACTTGTAATGGAAAATTTGATGATGATATTGAAGATCAAGATGAAGAATGATGGATGGAGGATTGTTGGAGCTATGGccatgattttgatgaaattttggtgATTATGATGAAGGTAACAATGGAATGTGGTTGTGGTTTTTTTTTGGTCATTGGTAAATTTGtgctatttttttgtttttgttttttttgttaagtTTTTTTGTGACCCtttgcatgca includes these proteins:
- the LOC131618207 gene encoding pollen receptor-like kinase 3 — translated: MAIAPTILHPSFFILIFNIIIKFSITSSMTEAEALLSLKNSFTNSVALNNWIANTLPCAEDEQWEGVICYNGLVTGLRLGGMGLFGKIDVDALLELRGLRTISLNDNSFEGSIPELNRIGYLKAIYLSRNKFSGHIPKEYFLRMNSLKKVYLSDNEFTGEVPLSLAEVPSLVELHLENNQFSGTIPNLNNPALVIFNASNNNLEGEVPESLLRFNESSFLGNAGLCGEKFGTICGQTTMQKKPKPKPVNAQDINNITQLNNTNSNHVYVSVPDQSKHRSLQIIGIVVTCAALIALAIFLIVRARKKKEKDKSSEIGEKNGQESVNDCGGSFEVQVSSNSICSNDISNSHVKRDTGSMKKASSSSRRSSSHGSRGIGELVMMNEEKGVFGMPDLMKASAEVLGNGGFGSSYKAVMSNGVAVVVKRTRELNSLGKDGFEAEMKILSRLHHWNLLTPLAYHYRKDEKLVISEYVPRGSLLYLLHGDKGPSHTELDWNTRLKIVQGIAKGMQYLHTKLSSCDLPHGNLKSSNVLLGPDYEPLLMDYGFIHLVNPSNFANTLFAYRAPEASQHNQISPRCDVYCLGVVILEIITGKYPSQYLSNGKGGTDLVQWVASAVSEGREFELLDPEIASKRNSLDDIKQLVYIGAACTESNPQKRLDMMEATRRIEEIKASEVDHVQEARTIEVLPSFEDDEYGDSFQGYDDNEEPRRKHGTDTFGSKDTFDLGVS